Proteins from a single region of Ogataea parapolymorpha DL-1 chromosome IV, whole genome shotgun sequence:
- a CDS encoding G2/mitotic-specific cyclin CYB1, whose amino-acid sequence MSRELSQMQMDDENMPQISGVMSSKGLADSQPRPKQSLTRARSALTDINNNAGILETQRQRQSLPHQQSQQGKTAGQLVRPLKIRADKQEPEHSDKRVSLKRQATDSSSDFLEQGTQEVKKVKVEHDYTWDDLDADDADDPLMVSEYVNDIFEYLHELELKTLPDPNYLHWQRNLRPKMRSILVDWMVEVHLKFRLLPETLYLAINIMDRFMSRESVQVDRLQLLATGSLFIAAKYEEVYSPSVKNYAYVTDGGFTEEEILNAEKFILEILQFNMSYPNPMNFLRRISKADDYDVQSRTIGKYLLEISIIDHKFIGYLPSLCSAAAMYIARKMLSKNDWNGNLIHYSGGYKESDLKEVSEMIIDYLISPIVHEEFFKKYASRKFMKVSILARQWAKKITSEGKNIMDPML is encoded by the exons ATGTCAAGA GAACTTTCTCAAATGCAaatggacgacgagaacatgCCGCAAATCAGCGGTGTGATGTCTTCCAAAGGATTGGCGGACAGCCAACCTCGACCAAAACAATCGCTGACCCGTGCGCGCTCGGCGTTGACAGACATCAACAATAACGCGGGCATTTTAGAGACACAGAGACAAAGACAGAGTCTACCTCATCAACAGTCACAACAAGGAAAAACTGCGGGCCAACTTGTGAGGCCCTTGAAAATCCGTGCGGACAAGCAGGAACCAGAACACAGCGACAAGCGCGTGTCACTCAAAAGACAGGCCACAGATTCGAGCAGTGACTTTCTAGAGCAGGGGACTCAGGAAGTCAAGAAAGTTAAGGTGGAACACGACTACACCTGGGACGATCTTGATGCagacgacgccgacgaTCCGCTGATGGTGAGCGAGTACGTTAACGACATCTTTGAATACTTGCATGAACTGGAGCTCAAGActcttccagatccaaaCTACTTGCATTGGCAAAGGAATCTGCGCCCTAAGATGCGTTCTATTTTGGTGGACTGGATGGTCGAAGTGCATCTAAAGTTCAGACTCCTTCCAGAAACATTGTATCTTGCTATCAACATTATGGATCGCTTCATGTCACGCGAAAGTGTCCAAGTTGACAGATTGCAGCTGTTGGCCACTGGTTCTTTATTCATTGCCGCTAAATACGAGGAGGTGTATTCTCCATCTGTGAAGAACTATGCCTACGTGACGGACGGAGGCTTcaccgaggaggagatccTAAACGCAGAAAAATTCATCCTGGAGATTCTCCAGTTCAACATGAGTTACCCAAATCCTATGAACTTCCTACGACGCATTTCCAAAGCCGATGACTACGACGTTCAGTCCAGAACCATTGGCAAATATCTGTTAGAAATATCAATCATCGACCACAAATTTATTGGATACCTGCCATCGTTgtgttcagcagctgctaTGTACATAGCACGCAAAATGCTGTCGAAGAACGACTGGAACGGCAACCTCATCCACTACAGTGGGGGATACAAAGAGAGCGATTTGAAGGAAGTGAGCGAAATGATTATAGATTATCTGATCAGTCCTATTGTGCACgaggagtttttcaagaagtATGCTTCGCGCAAATTTATGAAGGTGTCGATTTTGGCAAGACAGTGGGCAAAGAAAATTACGAGCGAAGGCAAAAATATCATGGACCCAATGTTGTGA